GGGTTTTTCACTGGTAAATGATGTTAACTTGGCTTTGACGTCCACATGGGTGGCGCGACCAGAGATGACTTCGGATTCGAGAAAGTGATCCGCTGCCAACTCTTTAAACAGTCTGGTCCGGTATGACCAGCTGGGCCGGGAATCGAAATCATATTCCCACTCCAAAAAGGTCTCGAGAGACTTTTTGTAAGGAATCAACTCCACATTGGGATACCGGTCGCGGGCTTCCTTTTCCATCACCCGCGCCACCTCATCGGTCAAAAACTCATCGGCACTCTGAGGGGGGGCAATAGCGAGGCGGGTGAACTCTGGTCCCTGGCGTTTGCCATTATCGGAAAGCCTGACCCGAACCGGATCTTTGAGCTCCCAACTGGAGCCCTTTATCAAATCCACAAACCACCCGATGGGAGCCAAACCAAACAAAATCAAGTTGCCGGCAAAACTGCGGCCCCAGCGATACTCAGACTTCAGCCGAACCGTTTTAGTTCCAGCCTCACTGTGGCGGATCTCTAACTCAACCTTTTTCCCACGCTCCACTTCCACTAGAGCCGGAGTGGTGCCAACAACCTTACCCTGGTAAACAACTTCAGCACCTGAGGGCTTTGAGTCCACAACAACAACTTGATTGCGTCCATTGTGGGTCAGGGTCGCACAACCAGAAAGAAAGATAACGAGTAAACCAAGAAGCCTCAACCCCATTGCTGACAAGTGTTCCCTTTAGTTTTCAAGTCTGTAGTTCGGTGCCTCTTTGGTAATACTCACATCATGGACATGGGACTCACGCAAACCTTGAGGCGAGACCCTGACAAAGCGAGCTCTTTTCTGCAACTCTTCTATTGTTGAAGCCCCCAAGTAGCCCATCCCGGATCGCAAACCACCAATCAACTGGTGAACAATTCCACTCAGGTTTCCACGGTAGGGAACTTTGCCTTCAATCCCCTCGGGAACCAGTTTGTCCATGTCAGCCACATCTTCCTGAAAGTAGCGATCTTTAGAACCTTGCTTCATGGCACCCAGACTACCCATGCCACGATAGACTTTGTAAGTGCGGCCTTGGTAAAGAATGGTTTCACCGGGGCTTTCATCAGATCCTGCCAGCATATTGCCGACCATGACCGAAGCCGCTCCCATCGCCAGGGCTTTGGTGACGTCACCTGAAAACTTGATTCCTCCGTCAGCGATAATGGTGCGGCCTTTTTTCTTTGCCGCCTTTGCACAATCAATGATGGCCGAAATCTGGGGCATTCCCACACCACTCACAACGCGAGTCGTACAAATACTACCTGGCCCAACGCCGACTTTAACCACATCCACTCCCCGATCAATCAGAGCTTCTGTGGCTTCAGGAGTGACCACGTTACCGGCAACCAAAATCGTGTCTGGAAACTCTTTGGCTACAAAGTCGACCATGGTCATGACGTTTTTCGAATGTCCATGTGCGGTGTCCACCACGATCACATCACAGCCGGCTTCGACCAATGCCGAAACTCTCTCACGGCTGGTGGCGTCCACTCCCACGGCGGCGCCAGCCAGTAGACGCCCGTGGGCATCCTTTGTCGCCTGGGGAAATGTCTGAGCCTTTTCAATGTCCTTTATAGTGATGAGTCCCCGCAAATAGCCCTGAGAGTCCACCACCGGCAGTTTTTCAATGCGGTGCTTGTGGAGTATGACCTTGGCCTGCTCCAGATTTGTGCCCACTTCTGCTGTCACCAGATTCTCGTGAGTCATCAGGGCTGAAATGGGCTGTTCCATGTTGGTTTCAAAACGCAAGTCGCGGTTAGTGAGAATACCCACCAGCTTGCCATCAACAGTAATGGGAACTCCTGAAATGGAGTACTTCTGCATCAGTTGCATGGCATCGGCCACCCGGTTGTCGGGATGCATAGTGATGGGATCGAGAATCATCCCACTTTCGTATTTCTTGACCTTTTCCACTTCAAAGGCCTGGCTTTTGATAGACATATTCTTGTGAATAATCCCCAATCCCCCAAGTTGGGCCATCACCTGAGCAGTCTTATGTTCAGTCACCGTATCCATGGCGGCCGCGATGACTGGGACTTTGAGACTTATTCCCTTAGCAAAGAAGCTCTCCGTGCTGATCTCAGAAGGCACCACCTCAGAAAACTGGGGAATGAGCAGAACATCGTCATAGGTTAAACCTTGGGGGATTTCAGTTGCCATGGGGATCTCCTTTTTCACCTTCCTCAAACCATTTCGTGTAATGCAAATAATTGTCAGCCGACTTCCCGAGAAAAGCCAACTCCTCGGGTTTTAGGGGCCTGATGGCTTTGGCGGGCCTGCCGAGAATCAACCAGCCTTCTTCAAAACGTGCCTCTTCTGTCACCAAGGACCCAGCTCCGACAATACAGCGAGAGGGGATCTGCGCCAGATCCATAATCGTGGTGCTCATGCCAACAAGGACCTCATCTCCAACTTCACAGCCGTGCAGAATCACGCCGTGCCCGACTGTCACTCGATTGCCGATGGTGGTGCCACACTTTTTGTAGGTGCCATGGATGATGGAGCCATCCTGGATGTTGGTTTGATCGCCAATGCGAATCGGCATCACATCGCCCCGAATGACCGCATTGAACCAAATGGAAGCCTGTTTGCCCACGACCACATCGCCCACCAGGGTCGCGTTCGGCGCCACAAAGGTCCCCTCGCCTATTTGAGGATGAAACCCGCGCACCGAAATGGACAACACTTTAGCCTCCTACATCACATATGGGTGTTCATTGTGCCCGAGACCGGGCTCTAACTCCAGACCTTTTTGCACGCCTTCCAATTCCGCATTCAGCTGACGGCTCTGATCAAAAAACCAGCGCTGGGCAAAAAACTCAGCCTTGGCGTGCAGGCAAAAGGACAAACTCTCATCCGCCCGATGGGTAATAACCTTCAGTTTTGGGTGGCCTTCAAAGTGAAGCTGCACAATCTGATGATGCCCTTTGATATCGACAAAGAGGCACTTCTTTAATGCCACACCCACCTGGCCCAGCATTTTCTGGGTCAGGCTGTGAGGAGTGCTGGGGGTTGTGCGATTCATGGCCTGGGTCAGGCTAATTCCCGCATCCACGGGGCTCAGCCACACCGGCAAGGTCAGCTTTTCCTGCTCATCCTTAAAAATCATAATCGGCCGCGATTGATCAGCGGCCAGGGTGACCCCGTAGGGGTAAACCTGTATCCACTCCTGGTCTGAATGCAGTTCTGCTTCAAATCGTTCACTCACGGATCCACTCTCCACGTAGAGTTTGGGGAAATGCTTCCGTTACAAGTACAGGAACCGTCTGACCAATCAAGCCTTTTTCGCCCTGAAAATGCACCAGTTTGTTCTGCGTCGAACGCCCGCTGCAACGACCAGTTGCTTCATCAAATTTTTCAACCAATACCTGCAGTTTTTGACTGGAGTACTTTTTTGCTAAGCCAAAGGCGATTTCATTGTGCTTAGAAAACAGGCGATCAAGACGTGAGGATTTTTCTTCATCACTCACCTGATCTTCCCAGCGAGCAGCTTTGGTGAAGGGCCGCGGACTGTATTTAAAAGCAAAAATGCTCTCGTAAGGCACTTCGTCAAGGAGACTGAGGGTGTCGGCAAATTGCTCTTCCGTCTCTCCGGGAAAACCAACGATGATGTCGGTAGAAAGCACCGCTCCGGGCA
This is a stretch of genomic DNA from Pseudobdellovibrionaceae bacterium. It encodes these proteins:
- the guaB gene encoding IMP dehydrogenase codes for the protein MATEIPQGLTYDDVLLIPQFSEVVPSEISTESFFAKGISLKVPVIAAAMDTVTEHKTAQVMAQLGGLGIIHKNMSIKSQAFEVEKVKKYESGMILDPITMHPDNRVADAMQLMQKYSISGVPITVDGKLVGILTNRDLRFETNMEQPISALMTHENLVTAEVGTNLEQAKVILHKHRIEKLPVVDSQGYLRGLITIKDIEKAQTFPQATKDAHGRLLAGAAVGVDATSRERVSALVEAGCDVIVVDTAHGHSKNVMTMVDFVAKEFPDTILVAGNVVTPEATEALIDRGVDVVKVGVGPGSICTTRVVSGVGMPQISAIIDCAKAAKKKGRTIIADGGIKFSGDVTKALAMGAASVMVGNMLAGSDESPGETILYQGRTYKVYRGMGSLGAMKQGSKDRYFQEDVADMDKLVPEGIEGKVPYRGNLSGIVHQLIGGLRSGMGYLGASTIEELQKRARFVRVSPQGLRESHVHDVSITKEAPNYRLEN
- a CDS encoding gamma carbonic anhydrase family protein, with product MLSISVRGFHPQIGEGTFVAPNATLVGDVVVGKQASIWFNAVIRGDVMPIRIGDQTNIQDGSIIHGTYKKCGTTIGNRVTVGHGVILHGCEVGDEVLVGMSTTIMDLAQIPSRCIVGAGSLVTEEARFEEGWLILGRPAKAIRPLKPEELAFLGKSADNYLHYTKWFEEGEKGDPHGN
- a CDS encoding bifunctional nuclease family protein — translated: MSERFEAELHSDQEWIQVYPYGVTLAADQSRPIMIFKDEQEKLTLPVWLSPVDAGISLTQAMNRTTPSTPHSLTQKMLGQVGVALKKCLFVDIKGHHQIVQLHFEGHPKLKVITHRADESLSFCLHAKAEFFAQRWFFDQSRQLNAELEGVQKGLELEPGLGHNEHPYVM